In the Malus domestica chromosome 16, GDT2T_hap1 genome, one interval contains:
- the LOC139192806 gene encoding uncharacterized protein has product MSSGASKRDPAWEHGDPIDGNKHGTICKYCGRVMKSGGVTRLKYHLSGLDPAKNVQRCDNVPPEVKAFISTLLKNKKQQKEKMTQGMENIRAGLRGEVYGQAVDSDDDDDEDECDDDMGPEERRSLKQALRASKQSAWEREHLHKIPNRGQGSGTSGGAQMRRGGSLRESQPTPPIAPSLYKSSNARQKSVWSYFKGGNVKEGMGRLISKFFIYENVPAAKASSHHLKNMVVGCQQAGVGVQPPTPYEIRNKYLDMEYKDIGEYVNKLRSKWETNGCTIMCDGWTGPTRLSIINFMVYSKGKTIFLKSVDASDHIKNYKYIYKLLRDVIMEVGEHNVVQVVTDNGSAFVKAGKKLMKHHNVFWTSCAAHCIDLMFEAMGKRENVAAVVKRARTITNYIYNHGWLLAKMREFCRGEIIRPATTRFATNYIALNSLLKKKAGLKQLFTSDDWANHNFSRSNTGRMVESIVLDHAFWSQTEHVCQVFEPLYKVLRIVDTEVYPTMGAVYELMRVVKDELERKHGARWVVKIIEDRWYKTLYHDLHAAAYYLNPRYQYRPGVGDDGNLIRAVHNVYNKLDPASPAVGQFGNELTWFKDARRTFGEPTSVAARTNMSPTEWWIMYGTDAPTVRKLAIKVLSQTASSSACERNWSTFALIHTKQRNKLAHSSLEKLVYYYCNMKLQI; this is encoded by the exons atgtctagTGGAGCtagtaaacgtgatccagcttgggaacatggcgacccaatagacggaaacaaacatggcacaatttgcaaatattgtggtcgggtaatgaagagtggtggagtgacacgacttaagtaccatcttagtggattagatccagcaaaaaatgtccaacgatgcgataatgtccccccagaagtgaaggcattcatcagcacattattaaaaaataaaaaacagcagaaggaaaagatgacacaaggaatggaaaatattcgagctgggctacggggagaagtctatggccaagcggttgacagtgatgatgatgacgatgaggacgaatgtgatgatgacatgggacctgaagaacgacgcagtttgaaacaagcattacgtgcctccaaacagtcagcatgggaaagagaacaccttcataaaattcctaataggggacaaggttccgggacaagtggtggtgcacaaatgagacggggaggcagtcttagagaatcacaaccaacaccaccaatagccccaagtttatataagtcatccaacgcacgtcaaaagagtgtttggagttatttcaagggaggtaatgtgaaggagggaatggggcgtctaattagcaagttctttatctatgaaaatgtccctgctgcgaaggcttcatcacatcatttaaaaaatatggtagtgggatgtcaacaggccggtgttggagtacaacctcccactccctatgagataagaaacaaatatttggatatggagtataaagacattggcgagtatgttaacaagttgaggtcaaagtgggaaactaatggttgcacaatcatgtgtgacggatggaccggcccgaccagattatctatcatcaacttcatggtatactccaagggcaagacaatttttttgaagtctgttgatgcttcagaccatataaagaattacaagtatatttacaaattattgagggatgtaatcatggaggtgggagagcataatgttgtccaagtcgtgaccgacaacggttctgcatttgtcaaagctggaaaaaagttaatgaagcatcataatgtgttttggacatcatgtgcagcacattgtattgatcttatgtttgaggcaatggggaagagagagaatgttgctgcTGTGGTCAAAAGAGCCAGAACGATcactaattatatttacaatcacggttggttgttggcaaagatgcgtgaattttgcagaggagaaattattcgtccagctaccactcgattcgccaccaactatattgcattaaacagcctactcaagaagaaagcagggttgaagcaactattcactagtgacgattgggccaaccacaatttcagccgctcaaatacaggtcgtatggtggaaagtatagtgcttgatcatgctttttggagtcaaacagaacatgtgtgtcaagtgtttgaacctctttacaaagttttacgcatcgttgacacagaagtgtatcctactatgggggctgtatatgagttgatgcgtgtagtgaaggatgaattggaaagaaaacatggtgcaaggtgggtcgtaaaaataattgaagaccgatggtataaaacattataccacgatttgcatgcagcag catattatttgaatccccgataccaatacagacccggtgttggagatgatggtaaccttatacgtgctgtacataatgtatacaataaattagaccctgcatcaccagcagttggccaatttggaaatgag ctaacatggtttaaagatgcaagaagaacatttggagaaccaacatcagttgctgctcgaacaaatatgtctccta ctgaatggtggatcatgtatgggaccgatgcaccaactgtgagaaagttagcaataaaagtattatcacaaacggcttcctcatctgcttgtgaaagaaattggagcacatttgcactcatccacacaaagcaaagaaataagttggctcatagtagcttggaaaaattagtttattactactgcaacatgaagcttcaaatttga